In Nocardioides dokdonensis FR1436, the following are encoded in one genomic region:
- a CDS encoding YihY/virulence factor BrkB family protein, which yields MAPQTGRYARAGAAGRAHAAQVRAALEVRARRAGHLLWRLVVTTVGSCLRYRVTGLAAEAGFFAILSVPPLIFALVGGAGFVTDQFTAAQIDDVRRAILELSSRLLSDSAVTIVERTIDDDVVAGGRFDVISLGFVLALWSGSRALNVFVDTITVMHGLGGHRGIVKTRALSFVLYVLAMITGVVSLPLVVAGPTMVRQVLPNRVDMLMAFYWPVVVAVCICFLATLYHLSVPVRTNWSFNLPGATFSLLAWIGGSYVLRWVLTVTAAESRSIYGPLAAPIAILLWLYLLALAVLIGAAVNAAFDTVFPQSATTRARLELVQRFRARMSRDRLTPPGDPVE from the coding sequence ATGGCCCCGCAGACCGGTCGATACGCCCGGGCGGGCGCCGCCGGCCGGGCCCACGCCGCCCAGGTGCGTGCCGCGCTCGAGGTGCGGGCCCGTCGGGCCGGGCACCTGCTGTGGCGCCTGGTGGTCACGACCGTCGGCAGCTGCCTGCGCTACCGGGTGACCGGGCTGGCCGCCGAGGCGGGCTTCTTCGCGATCCTCTCGGTGCCGCCGTTGATCTTCGCGCTGGTGGGCGGCGCGGGTTTCGTGACCGACCAGTTCACCGCGGCCCAGATCGACGACGTGCGGCGGGCGATCCTCGAGCTCTCCTCGCGGCTGCTGAGCGACAGCGCCGTCACCATCGTCGAGCGCACGATCGACGACGACGTGGTGGCGGGCGGCCGCTTCGACGTCATCTCCCTGGGGTTCGTGCTCGCCCTGTGGTCGGGCTCGCGCGCCCTCAACGTCTTCGTCGACACGATCACCGTGATGCACGGGCTCGGCGGGCACCGCGGCATCGTGAAGACCCGGGCGCTGTCCTTCGTGCTCTACGTGCTGGCCATGATCACCGGGGTGGTCTCGCTGCCGCTGGTGGTGGCGGGACCGACGATGGTGCGCCAGGTGCTGCCCAACCGGGTCGACATGCTGATGGCGTTCTACTGGCCGGTCGTGGTCGCGGTGTGCATCTGCTTCCTGGCCACGCTCTACCACCTCTCGGTGCCGGTGCGGACCAACTGGAGCTTCAACCTGCCCGGGGCCACCTTCTCGTTGCTGGCCTGGATCGGCGGGTCCTACGTGCTGCGCTGGGTGCTGACCGTGACCGCCGCGGAGTCGCGCTCGATCTACGGCCCGCTGGCAGCCCCGATCGCGATCCTGCTGTGGCTCTACCTGCTCGCGCTGGCGGTGCTGATCGGCGCGGCCGTCAACGCCGCCTTCGACACCGTCTTCCCGCAGTCCGCGACCACGCGCGCCCGCCTGGAGCTGGTGCAGCGCTTCCGGGCGCGCATGTCGCGGGACCGCCTCACTCCGCCCGGGGATCCCGTCGAGTAG
- a CDS encoding potassium channel family protein: MAILVGTVLLVYLDRDGYQDGTGTPGVSLIDAIYYTTVTLSTTGYGDISPVSDNARLINAFVITPARIAFLVLLIGTTIEVLASQGREMFRVARWRKHMDHHVVVIGYGTKGRSAVQTLINNGLDREAIVVVDPSEVAMQDAHADGLAVVTGDATRRGVLRRAGVAEAEQVIITTDRDDSNVLATLTVRQLNPDAYIVTAVREHENSPLMRQSGANSVITSSDAVGRLLGLSSVSPSLGSVMEDLLTYGEGLEVAERDLLVTEVGRPPQSLPDQVISVVRDEKVYRYFDPVVSQLARGDRLIVVRPAKELPWAPRPGTHNEDAATDED; encoded by the coding sequence ATGGCGATCCTGGTGGGCACCGTGCTCCTGGTCTACCTGGACCGCGACGGCTACCAGGACGGCACCGGCACGCCCGGCGTGAGCCTGATCGACGCGATCTACTACACGACCGTCACCCTGAGCACCACGGGCTACGGCGACATCAGTCCCGTCTCCGACAACGCTCGTCTGATCAATGCCTTCGTCATCACCCCCGCCCGCATCGCGTTCCTGGTCCTGCTGATCGGCACGACCATCGAGGTGCTGGCATCGCAGGGCCGCGAGATGTTCCGCGTCGCCCGTTGGAGGAAGCACATGGACCACCACGTCGTCGTCATCGGCTACGGCACCAAGGGCCGCAGCGCGGTGCAGACCCTGATCAACAACGGTCTCGACCGGGAGGCGATCGTCGTCGTCGACCCCAGCGAGGTGGCGATGCAGGACGCGCACGCCGACGGCCTGGCCGTCGTCACCGGCGACGCCACCCGGCGCGGGGTGCTGCGGCGCGCGGGCGTCGCCGAGGCCGAGCAGGTCATCATCACGACCGACCGCGACGACTCCAACGTGCTGGCCACGCTCACCGTGCGCCAGCTCAACCCCGACGCCTACATCGTCACCGCGGTGCGCGAGCACGAGAACTCGCCGCTGATGCGCCAGTCGGGCGCCAACTCGGTGATCACGTCCTCGGACGCCGTGGGCCGCCTGCTGGGCCTGTCCAGCGTCTCGCCGAGCCTGGGCTCGGTGATGGAGGACCTGCTCACCTACGGCGAGGGGCTCGAGGTCGCCGAGCGGGACCTGCTCGTCACCGAGGTCGGTCGTCCGCCGCAGTCGCTGCCCGACCAGGTGATCTCCGTGGTGCGCGACGAGAAGGTCTACCGCTACTTCGACCCCGTGGTCAGCCAGCTGGCCCGCGGCGACCGGCTGATCGTCGTACGCCCGGCCAAGGAGCTGCCGTGGGCGCCGCGTCCGGGCACCCACAACGAGGACGCTGCGACCGACGAGGACTGA
- a CDS encoding cupin domain-containing protein, with translation MNATSLTTLGHEHLAKAAGATAGRSAVTMHGGQGHSLRQTLIALTAGHRLGEHESPGEATLQVIHGTVVLHAGDDQVEARTGDHVVIPPVRHDLEALQDAVVLLTVSLSG, from the coding sequence ATGAACGCCACTTCGTTGACCACGCTCGGCCACGAACACCTCGCCAAGGCCGCGGGAGCCACCGCCGGCCGCAGCGCCGTGACCATGCACGGCGGCCAGGGCCACTCGCTGCGCCAGACCCTGATCGCCCTCACTGCCGGACACCGTCTCGGTGAGCACGAGAGCCCCGGCGAGGCCACCCTGCAGGTCATCCACGGGACCGTGGTCCTGCACGCCGGCGACGACCAGGTCGAGGCGCGCACCGGGGACCACGTGGTGATCCCGCCGGTCCGCCACGACCTCGAGGCCCTCCAGGACGCCGTCGTCCTGCTCACCGTCTCCCTCTCCGGCTGA
- a CDS encoding HNH endonuclease signature motif containing protein produces MIETDSHGQPLEVDDLEGDWLLDFAHEAEAESRKAERRRMRVVLRWCETHVAVDDDHRLSWGEQERVWDCDAWIGGEGVPAVAEFAAEPLAAAMRMSPAATTALMADALELRHRLPQIHARVERLESTLWRARRVAKATQSLSPEAAAHVDATLAPVVDSVGATRIDRAVAEAVALFEPETLEEAEESQTKSWGVSLQHHRPDTSVSGQWGGTSWLSITGDTPTLQRLHDLILDTTQPATGPEAEPDLGLGVRQIRALAAVLDGLGVPRPRVRLNIDISAEDLTDHDSADTAGGVGTVQGLGPATLAKIRDWLAGAQVSVLPVLDMARTDSVDAHDPPRWMHELVTRRDTHCVFPFCDVPASRCDLDHIEPYVHPDDGGPPGQTHPGNLAPACRHHHRAKTIDAWSYERTEHGDYLWTSPTGQVYAVTRHGTLELRS; encoded by the coding sequence ATGATCGAGACCGACAGCCACGGGCAGCCTCTCGAGGTCGACGACCTCGAGGGTGACTGGTTGCTGGACTTCGCGCACGAGGCGGAGGCCGAGTCCCGCAAGGCCGAGCGGCGTCGGATGCGGGTCGTGCTGCGCTGGTGCGAGACGCACGTGGCGGTCGACGACGACCACCGGTTGTCGTGGGGCGAGCAGGAGCGGGTCTGGGACTGCGACGCCTGGATCGGTGGAGAGGGGGTGCCGGCGGTGGCGGAGTTCGCCGCCGAGCCGCTGGCTGCGGCGATGCGGATGTCGCCGGCCGCGACCACGGCGCTGATGGCCGATGCGCTGGAGCTGCGGCACCGGCTGCCGCAGATCCATGCCCGGGTCGAGCGGCTCGAGTCCACCTTGTGGCGGGCCAGGCGGGTCGCGAAGGCCACCCAGTCGTTGTCGCCCGAGGCTGCTGCGCACGTCGATGCGACGCTGGCGCCGGTCGTGGACTCGGTCGGTGCGACCCGCATCGACCGGGCGGTGGCCGAGGCGGTCGCGCTCTTCGAGCCCGAGACGCTCGAGGAGGCGGAGGAGTCGCAGACGAAGTCGTGGGGCGTGAGCCTGCAGCACCACCGCCCCGACACCTCGGTCTCGGGACAGTGGGGCGGCACCTCGTGGCTCTCGATCACCGGTGACACCCCCACGTTGCAGCGGCTGCACGACCTGATCCTCGACACCACCCAGCCCGCCACCGGCCCCGAGGCCGAGCCGGACCTCGGCCTCGGCGTACGCCAGATCCGGGCGCTGGCTGCAGTCCTCGACGGGCTCGGTGTGCCCCGCCCCCGGGTCCGGCTCAACATCGACATCAGCGCCGAGGACCTCACCGACCACGACAGCGCGGACACCGCAGGTGGAGTGGGCACGGTCCAGGGCCTGGGGCCCGCGACGCTGGCCAAGATCCGCGACTGGCTCGCCGGCGCCCAGGTCAGCGTGCTCCCGGTCCTGGACATGGCCCGCACCGACTCCGTCGACGCCCACGACCCGCCCCGGTGGATGCACGAGCTGGTCACCCGCCGCGACACCCACTGCGTCTTCCCGTTCTGCGACGTCCCCGCCAGCCGCTGCGACCTCGACCACATCGAGCCCTACGTCCACCCCGACGACGGCGGCCCACCCGGCCAGACCCATCCAGGCAACCTCGCGCCGGCCTGCCGCCACCACCACCGCGCCAAGACCATCGACGCGTGGAGCTACGAGCGCACCGAGCACGGCGACTACCTCTGGACCAGCCCCACCGGGCAGGTCTACGCCGTCACCCGGCACGGCACGCTCGAGCTCAGGTCCTGA
- a CDS encoding acyl-ACP desaturase: protein MTRLESGQLLAELEPTVADNLNRHLGLADEWMPHEYVPWSLGRDFADLGGEPWESAQSQLSPIARTALEVNLLTEDNLPSYHREVDRAFGRDSAWGTWVNRWTAEEGRHAFCIRDYLLVTRGVDPNELERARMETMELGYDTQDKALLNVCAYVSFQELATRVSHRNTGRYTEEPIAEKLLTRVAKDENLHMIFYRNIVQAALELAPDQTMRAITDEVLDFQMPGNIIPGFSRKAVQMAKAGIYDLRIHHDDIVSPLLRQWGVFEVEGLQAEGEKARDELAAAVAALDAEAARFVERRDEVAARKAARQADA, encoded by the coding sequence ATGACGAGACTCGAGAGTGGCCAACTCCTTGCCGAGCTCGAGCCGACGGTGGCGGACAACCTCAACCGGCACCTGGGCCTGGCCGACGAGTGGATGCCCCACGAGTACGTCCCGTGGAGCCTGGGCCGCGACTTCGCCGACCTGGGTGGGGAGCCCTGGGAGAGCGCCCAGTCGCAGCTCTCACCGATCGCGCGGACCGCGCTCGAGGTCAACCTGCTCACCGAGGACAACCTGCCCAGCTATCACCGCGAGGTGGACCGCGCCTTCGGCCGTGACAGCGCCTGGGGCACCTGGGTCAACCGGTGGACGGCCGAGGAGGGCCGACACGCCTTCTGCATCCGGGACTACCTGCTCGTCACTCGCGGCGTCGATCCGAACGAGCTCGAGCGGGCCCGGATGGAGACGATGGAGCTCGGCTACGACACCCAGGACAAGGCGCTGCTCAACGTGTGCGCCTACGTGTCCTTCCAGGAGCTGGCGACCCGTGTCTCGCACCGCAACACCGGCCGCTACACGGAGGAGCCGATCGCCGAGAAGCTCCTCACCCGGGTGGCCAAGGACGAGAACCTGCACATGATCTTCTACCGCAACATCGTGCAGGCCGCGCTCGAGCTCGCCCCGGACCAGACGATGCGTGCGATCACCGACGAGGTGCTCGACTTCCAGATGCCCGGCAACATCATCCCCGGCTTCAGTCGCAAGGCCGTTCAGATGGCCAAGGCCGGGATCTACGACCTCCGGATCCACCACGACGACATCGTCAGCCCGTTGCTGCGGCAGTGGGGTGTCTTCGAGGTCGAGGGGTTGCAGGCCGAGGGTGAGAAGGCGCGCGACGAGCTCGCCGCCGCCGTGGCTGCCCTCGACGCCGAGGCCGCTCGGTTCGTCGAGCGACGAGACGAGGTCGCGGCCCGCAAGGCGGCCCGCCAGGCGGACGCCTGA
- a CDS encoding aminotransferase class IV, with the protein MRAWVNGQLLADAHQPVVQVSDHGFTVGDGVFEAVKVVDGRPFALDRHLARLLSSTAGMGLPLPDEDAVRRGVDAVLAAEHLTLGRLRITVTGGPAPLGSGRGDAAPTIAVVAAPMPPAASSARVATVPWPRNERGALAGLKTTSYGENVVALAEARRRGADEAVFANLAGHLCEGTGSNVFYAVGGELRTPTLASGCLAGVTRALVLEWVGAREVDEPIEVLLQADEVFLASTTRDVQPVSHWDERDLGEPGPLTRAAARVWREREAEVLRSRGPDAGPSR; encoded by the coding sequence GTGCGCGCCTGGGTGAACGGACAACTCCTCGCTGATGCCCACCAGCCGGTGGTGCAGGTCAGCGACCACGGCTTCACGGTGGGGGACGGGGTGTTCGAGGCCGTCAAGGTCGTCGACGGCCGGCCCTTCGCCCTGGACCGCCACCTCGCCCGGCTGCTGAGCAGCACCGCGGGGATGGGCCTGCCGCTGCCGGACGAGGACGCCGTCCGCCGTGGGGTCGACGCGGTCCTCGCCGCGGAGCACCTGACCCTCGGGCGTCTGCGCATCACCGTGACCGGGGGACCGGCGCCGCTGGGGTCCGGGCGAGGGGACGCTGCGCCGACGATCGCGGTCGTCGCCGCGCCGATGCCGCCGGCCGCGTCCTCGGCCCGCGTCGCGACCGTGCCGTGGCCGCGCAACGAGCGCGGCGCCCTCGCGGGCCTCAAGACCACGTCGTACGGCGAGAACGTGGTGGCGCTGGCCGAGGCCAGGCGCCGCGGTGCCGACGAGGCCGTCTTCGCCAACCTGGCCGGCCACCTCTGCGAGGGCACCGGCTCCAACGTCTTCTACGCCGTCGGCGGCGAGCTCCGGACCCCGACGCTGGCCAGCGGCTGCCTGGCCGGGGTGACCCGAGCGCTCGTCCTCGAGTGGGTGGGTGCCCGCGAGGTCGACGAGCCGATCGAGGTGCTGCTGCAGGCTGACGAGGTCTTCCTGGCCTCCACCACCCGCGACGTGCAGCCCGTCTCGCACTGGGACGAGCGTGACCTGGGGGAGCCGGGCCCGCTGACCCGGGCCGCGGCCCGCGTGTGGCGCGAGCGGGAGGCCGAGGTGCTGCGGAGCCGGGGTCCGGATGCGGGCCCTTCCCGGTGA
- a CDS encoding AmiS/UreI family transporter, with protein sequence MGMVGLLYVGAVLFINGLMLLGYVEARSAGPLNIFVGLLQVVTPTYLIFTANGDGDVILGASGLYLFGFTYLYVAFNVLGGFDGTGLGYFSLFVAVCALVYSALNFGRLDDNAFGVIWLYWAFLWMLFFLVLGLGHDELARYTGAVAVVQGWLTGVVPAFLLMTGSWAGNIDTAAIVLAVAAVVLFGGAYPRYRGRPAAPVPATEATR encoded by the coding sequence ATGGGAATGGTCGGTCTGCTCTATGTGGGAGCGGTGCTCTTCATCAACGGCCTGATGCTGCTCGGCTACGTCGAGGCGAGGTCCGCCGGACCACTGAACATCTTCGTCGGTCTGCTGCAGGTGGTGACCCCGACGTACCTGATCTTCACCGCCAACGGTGACGGCGACGTCATCCTGGGCGCCTCGGGCCTGTACCTCTTCGGCTTCACCTACCTCTACGTCGCCTTCAACGTCCTCGGTGGGTTCGACGGCACCGGCCTCGGCTACTTCTCGCTCTTCGTGGCCGTGTGCGCCCTCGTCTACTCCGCGCTGAACTTCGGTCGGCTGGACGACAACGCCTTCGGTGTCATCTGGCTCTACTGGGCCTTCCTGTGGATGCTCTTCTTCCTGGTGCTCGGGCTCGGTCACGACGAGCTGGCGAGGTACACCGGAGCCGTCGCGGTGGTCCAGGGCTGGCTCACCGGGGTCGTGCCCGCCTTCCTGCTGATGACCGGCAGCTGGGCCGGCAACATCGACACCGCCGCCATCGTGCTCGCCGTGGCAGCGGTCGTGCTCTTCGGCGGCGCCTATCCCCGCTACCGGGGCCGCCCAGCCGCGCCAGTGCCCGCCACCGAGGCCACTCGCTGA
- the fmdA gene encoding formamidase, producing MPELVFPLDSTKRFTDQELLGHNRWHPDIPAAVHVKPGDSFRVHCREWFDGAIHNDDSADDVRDAPLSTVHVLSGPIAVEGAKPGDLLVVDILDLGPIPQEDSGPLAGQGWGYTGIFAKQNGGGFLTDQFPDAYKVIWDFMGGTATSRHVPHVSFTGIVHPGLMGTAPSADLLSRWNRREGDLIAQDPDRVPPLALPPLPEDAILGGLEGDAFERAAAEAARTAPPRENGGNQDIKNFTKGTRVFYPVYVDGAHLSMGDLHFSQGDGEITFCGAIEMGGFIDLRVELIKGGMEAYGVGENAIFMPGNVDPQYSQWLAFSGTSVTLDGTQHYLDSHLSYQRACLHAIDYLTTFGYAPEQAYMILGAAPIEGRLSGVVDIPNSCSTVYLPTAIFDFDVTPGADGPARIDPGMGVPRSSF from the coding sequence ATGCCCGAGCTCGTGTTCCCCCTCGACTCCACCAAGCGTTTCACCGACCAGGAGCTGCTGGGACACAACCGCTGGCATCCCGACATCCCGGCCGCGGTGCACGTGAAGCCCGGTGACTCCTTCCGGGTCCACTGTCGGGAGTGGTTCGACGGTGCGATCCACAACGACGACTCCGCCGACGACGTGCGCGACGCCCCGCTCTCGACCGTCCACGTCCTCAGCGGGCCCATCGCGGTCGAGGGCGCCAAGCCGGGAGACCTGCTCGTGGTCGACATCCTCGACCTCGGTCCCATCCCGCAGGAGGACTCCGGGCCGCTGGCCGGACAGGGCTGGGGCTACACCGGCATCTTCGCCAAGCAGAACGGCGGTGGCTTCCTGACCGACCAGTTCCCCGACGCCTACAAGGTGATCTGGGACTTCATGGGCGGGACCGCGACCTCGCGGCACGTGCCGCACGTGTCGTTCACGGGCATCGTGCACCCCGGCCTCATGGGCACCGCCCCGTCCGCCGACCTGCTGTCACGGTGGAACCGGCGCGAGGGCGACCTGATCGCCCAGGACCCCGACCGCGTGCCGCCCCTGGCGCTGCCGCCACTGCCGGAGGACGCCATCCTCGGTGGTCTCGAGGGCGATGCCTTCGAGCGGGCCGCCGCAGAGGCCGCGCGGACTGCGCCGCCGCGTGAGAACGGCGGGAACCAGGACATCAAGAACTTCACCAAGGGGACCCGGGTGTTCTACCCGGTCTACGTCGACGGTGCCCACCTGTCGATGGGGGACCTGCACTTCAGCCAGGGCGACGGCGAGATCACCTTCTGCGGTGCCATCGAGATGGGTGGCTTCATCGACCTGAGGGTCGAGCTGATCAAGGGCGGCATGGAGGCCTACGGGGTGGGGGAGAACGCCATCTTCATGCCCGGCAACGTCGACCCGCAGTACAGCCAGTGGTTGGCCTTCTCGGGCACGTCGGTCACCCTCGACGGGACCCAGCACTACCTCGACTCCCACCTGTCCTACCAGCGGGCCTGTCTGCACGCGATCGACTACCTCACGACGTTCGGCTACGCGCCGGAGCAGGCCTACATGATCCTGGGAGCTGCTCCGATCGAGGGCCGGCTCTCCGGCGTCGTGGACATCCCGAACTCCTGCTCGACGGTCTACCTGCCCACGGCGATCTTCGACTTCGACGTGACCCCCGGTGCCGACGGACCCGCGAGGATCGACCCCGGCATGGGGGTCCCGAGATCGTCCTTCTGA
- a CDS encoding carbamate kinase, whose product MRIVVALGGNALLRRGQTPDAEVQEHNVATAVAALAPLAAEHELVITHGNGPQVGVLALQSASDPNLTTPYPFDVLGAQTQGMIGYWLLQSMQNALPRRQVAAIINQTLVEAGDPAFADPSKFVGEVYDEPTAQRLAAERGWTVKPDGDVWRRVVGSPTPLRVIETRVIRLLLESGAIVVCAGGGGVPVIRNEEGRLEGVEAVVDKDLTTSVLAEALDADVLLVLTDVPHVVRGFGTAHPEPILRASAVALRREEFAAGSMGPKVEAVCRFVEVTGNMAAVGRLEDAAAILGGKAGTIVTPDGRYPV is encoded by the coding sequence GTGCGCATCGTCGTCGCGCTCGGCGGCAACGCGCTGCTGCGCCGCGGCCAGACGCCGGACGCCGAGGTGCAGGAGCACAACGTGGCCACGGCCGTGGCCGCGCTGGCCCCGCTGGCCGCGGAGCACGAGCTGGTGATCACACACGGCAACGGTCCGCAGGTCGGGGTGCTGGCGCTGCAGAGCGCGTCCGACCCCAACCTGACCACGCCGTACCCGTTCGACGTCCTCGGGGCACAGACGCAGGGGATGATCGGCTACTGGCTGCTCCAGTCGATGCAGAACGCGCTCCCCCGCCGCCAGGTCGCCGCGATCATCAACCAGACCCTGGTCGAGGCCGGCGATCCCGCGTTCGCGGACCCGTCGAAGTTCGTGGGCGAGGTCTACGACGAGCCGACGGCGCAGCGGCTGGCCGCGGAGCGGGGCTGGACGGTCAAGCCCGACGGCGACGTGTGGCGACGGGTCGTGGGCTCGCCCACGCCGCTGCGCGTGATCGAGACGAGGGTGATCCGGCTGCTGCTCGAGAGCGGCGCGATCGTGGTCTGCGCCGGCGGCGGGGGCGTGCCGGTCATCCGCAACGAGGAGGGTCGGCTCGAGGGCGTCGAGGCGGTCGTCGACAAGGACCTCACGACCTCGGTGCTGGCCGAGGCGCTCGACGCCGACGTCCTGCTGGTCCTCACCGACGTGCCGCACGTGGTGCGCGGCTTCGGCACCGCCCACCCCGAACCCATCCTGCGCGCCTCGGCGGTCGCGCTGCGCCGCGAGGAGTTCGCGGCCGGCTCCATGGGCCCGAAGGTCGAGGCGGTCTGCCGCTTCGTCGAGGTCACCGGGAACATGGCCGCGGTCGGTCGGCTGGAGGACGCCGCCGCGATCCTCGGCGGCAAGGCCGGCACCATCGTCACGCCGGACGGTCGGTACCCGGTCTGA